The following coding sequences are from one Bradyrhizobium sp. 200 window:
- a CDS encoding glutathione S-transferase N-terminal domain-containing protein has protein sequence MTKGRYRLIGSTASPYAIKLRALLRYRRIPFDWVIMTKALRKATEHLRPNLIPVLQYPDGTYRGETTMLAYDLESRHKERSVIPDDKAVAFVCDLLEDLADEWAVKPLFLYRWWDPEDQDYVSRWAGEEWSVSEAETGSPEEIEQFRQRQISRMVILGATAENKPLLEESYLRILAAFEPHVGMTNYLFGSRPSLADFAWFGQLGEMATDPTPMRIMRAKAPFTDHWVRRLDDASGVEGEWYPRERALGGMAEALLRIAGGLYLPFLVANAEAFAKGLERLEMSVWGLPYALAPFKYQVKCLQQLRNKFSALDADSRAALRPVLERTGCWRHLAVG, from the coding sequence ATGACTAAGGGACGTTACCGGCTGATCGGCTCGACCGCATCGCCTTACGCCATCAAGCTTCGCGCGCTGCTCCGCTACCGGAGAATTCCCTTCGACTGGGTCATCATGACCAAGGCGCTGCGCAAGGCGACCGAACATTTGCGGCCCAACTTGATTCCGGTGCTGCAGTATCCTGACGGGACCTACCGCGGCGAGACGACAATGCTGGCTTATGATCTGGAGAGCCGTCACAAGGAACGCTCCGTCATTCCAGATGATAAGGCCGTTGCGTTCGTTTGCGATCTCCTGGAAGACCTCGCTGACGAATGGGCGGTGAAGCCGCTGTTTCTCTATCGCTGGTGGGATCCGGAAGATCAGGACTATGTCTCGCGCTGGGCCGGCGAGGAGTGGTCGGTGTCGGAGGCCGAGACGGGCAGCCCGGAAGAGATCGAGCAATTCCGCCAGCGGCAGATTTCGCGCATGGTCATTCTCGGCGCGACCGCGGAAAACAAGCCGCTGCTCGAAGAAAGTTACCTGCGGATACTCGCCGCATTTGAGCCGCATGTCGGTATGACGAACTACCTGTTCGGCAGCCGGCCCTCGCTCGCCGATTTCGCCTGGTTCGGCCAGCTCGGCGAGATGGCGACCGACCCGACGCCGATGCGGATCATGCGCGCGAAAGCGCCGTTCACCGATCACTGGGTGCGGCGGCTGGACGATGCATCAGGGGTGGAAGGGGAGTGGTACCCGCGCGAACGGGCGCTCGGCGGCATGGCCGAGGCACTATTGAGAATTGCCGGCGGGCTCTATCTGCCGTTCCTTGTCGCCAACGCCGAAGCCTTTGCCAAAGGACTTGAGCGGCTGGAGATGAGCGTCTGGGGGCTGCCTTATGCACTGGCGCCGTTCAAATATCAGGTGAAGTGCCTGCAGCAGCTTCGCAACAAGTTTTCTGCGCTCGATGCGGACAGCCGGGCTGCGTTGCGGCCGGTGCTGGAGCGCACCGGGTGCTGGCGGCATTTGGCCGTCGGCTAG
- a CDS encoding epoxide hydrolase family protein, with product MSAEIKPYRISIGDDVLDDLKSRLRNTRWPEAELVEDWSQGAPLKWIKDICRYWAEEYDWRGREAQLNRFAQFTTEIDGLDIHFLHVLSPHPEAMPLVITHGWPGSVVEFHKVIEPLTDPTAHGGNAADAFHVVCPSLPGFGFSAKPKTTGWGVDRIASSWAVLMDRLGYGRYGAQGGDWGSAITTAIGAQDSVHCAGIHITLAMSARPNVEGQPTPEETRALGGIKHYADWDSGYSKQQSTRPQTLGYGLTDSPSGQAAWILEKFWAWTDCDGHPENILGRDELLDNVMLYWVTATAASSARLYWESFGQKRRTAHKVTVPTGVAVFPKEIVTPVRKWMDANYTNIQHWSEMPKGGHFAAFEQPDLFVREVRNYFRTLREPPVS from the coding sequence ATGAGCGCTGAAATCAAGCCCTATCGCATTTCGATCGGCGACGACGTGCTCGACGATCTCAAATCGCGGCTGCGCAACACGCGCTGGCCGGAGGCCGAACTGGTCGAGGACTGGAGCCAGGGCGCGCCGCTGAAATGGATCAAGGACATTTGCCGCTACTGGGCGGAAGAGTATGATTGGCGAGGGCGCGAGGCGCAGCTCAATCGCTTTGCGCAGTTCACCACCGAAATCGACGGGCTCGACATTCATTTCCTGCACGTCCTTTCGCCGCACCCGGAAGCGATGCCGCTGGTGATCACGCATGGGTGGCCGGGTTCGGTGGTCGAGTTTCACAAGGTGATCGAGCCTCTGACCGATCCGACGGCGCATGGCGGCAACGCCGCTGATGCGTTTCATGTCGTTTGTCCCTCGCTGCCGGGCTTTGGCTTCTCTGCAAAGCCGAAGACGACCGGCTGGGGCGTCGATCGTATTGCATCGAGTTGGGCGGTGCTGATGGATCGCCTTGGATATGGGCGATACGGCGCGCAAGGCGGCGATTGGGGATCGGCAATCACTACCGCGATCGGTGCACAGGATTCCGTGCATTGTGCCGGCATTCACATCACGCTTGCGATGTCGGCGAGACCCAATGTCGAGGGCCAGCCGACGCCTGAGGAGACGCGTGCGCTTGGGGGAATAAAGCATTATGCCGATTGGGATTCCGGCTATTCCAAGCAGCAATCGACCCGGCCGCAAACGCTTGGGTATGGGCTGACGGATTCACCGAGCGGGCAGGCGGCGTGGATCCTGGAAAAATTCTGGGCCTGGACCGATTGCGACGGGCATCCCGAAAACATCCTTGGCCGGGACGAACTTCTCGACAACGTGATGCTCTATTGGGTGACGGCGACCGCCGCCTCATCCGCGCGTCTTTATTGGGAAAGTTTCGGGCAGAAGCGTCGGACGGCTCACAAGGTGACGGTGCCGACCGGTGTTGCCGTCTTCCCCAAGGAGATCGTCACGCCGGTGCGAAAATGGATGGACGCGAACTACACGAATATCCAGCACTGGAGCGAGATGCCGAAGGGCGGTCACTTCGCTGCTTTCGAGCAGCCGGACCTGTTCGTGCGGGAGGTGCGGAACTATTTCAGGACGCTGCGGGAGCCGCCTGTTTCCTGA
- a CDS encoding SDR family NAD(P)-dependent oxidoreductase yields the protein MTAEGIVLVTGGSRGIGAATATLLAEQGRRVVITDIAPEPLAGTQVVLWPAPFDVASESAVVSGIADIEAAHGPITELVNAAGVFGKMHRIERVRMDQWDREINIDLRGTFLVARSVGVKMAERRHGAIVNVASVAGMTSGPIHAYTAAKAGVIQITQTLAAEWGRSGVRVNAVSPGFTRTAMLEAGIASGALNKKLLESPTAMNRLVEPIEVAHAIAWLLSPLSSGVTGINLPVDAGYIAGTTWAAYGGLPEVPGA from the coding sequence ATGACCGCTGAAGGTATCGTCCTCGTCACCGGCGGCAGCCGCGGCATTGGCGCCGCAACCGCCACGCTGCTGGCCGAGCAGGGCCGGCGCGTGGTGATAACGGACATCGCGCCGGAGCCGCTGGCTGGAACGCAGGTCGTCCTGTGGCCGGCGCCATTCGACGTCGCGAGCGAAAGCGCCGTCGTCAGCGGCATCGCCGACATCGAGGCCGCGCATGGGCCGATTACGGAGCTGGTCAACGCCGCCGGTGTCTTCGGCAAGATGCACCGGATCGAGCGCGTGCGGATGGACCAATGGGACCGCGAGATCAATATCGATCTGCGCGGCACGTTTCTGGTCGCGCGTAGCGTCGGCGTAAAGATGGCCGAGCGCCGGCATGGCGCGATCGTCAATGTCGCCTCCGTTGCCGGCATGACGTCGGGTCCGATCCATGCCTATACCGCCGCGAAGGCAGGCGTCATTCAGATCACGCAGACGCTGGCCGCCGAATGGGGCCGCAGCGGCGTGCGCGTTAATGCGGTCTCGCCCGGCTTCACCCGCACCGCCATGCTGGAGGCCGGTATCGCCTCAGGGGCGCTGAACAAAAAATTGCTCGAAAGCCCGACCGCGATGAACCGGCTGGTCGAGCCCATCGAGGTCGCACACGCCATCGCGTGGCTGCTTTCGCCGCTGAGCAGTGGCGTCACCGGAATCAACTTGCCGGTCGACGCCGGATACATCGCGGGCACCACCTGGGCCGCCTATGGCGGCCTGCCCGAAGTACCAGGCGCGTAA
- a CDS encoding DsbA family protein: MDRARVRIYTDYKSPYAFVANKRLFELEEAHGVELEWLPYTLRIPEFMGTVEERTPHFWRKVRYSYMDARRHTNAQGLTMKGPRRIYDAFYSSAGMLFAQRHGLFRPYHDMVFRRFWSHDLEIDELSDISGVIASIGGSAEAFEAYVHGPARAEHDRIIDEAEALGVFGVPTMVFNGELFWGGDRIDMLIERITNPESIATALGSRRRR; the protein is encoded by the coding sequence ATGGATAGAGCGCGCGTACGAATCTACACCGATTACAAAAGCCCCTACGCGTTCGTCGCCAACAAGCGGCTGTTCGAGCTCGAAGAAGCCCACGGCGTCGAACTCGAATGGCTTCCCTATACGCTGCGCATTCCTGAATTCATGGGCACAGTGGAAGAGCGCACGCCGCACTTCTGGCGCAAGGTGCGCTACTCCTATATGGACGCGCGACGCCACACCAATGCGCAGGGCCTCACAATGAAGGGCCCGCGGCGCATCTACGACGCCTTTTATTCCAGTGCGGGCATGCTGTTCGCGCAGCGCCATGGCCTGTTCCGGCCCTATCACGACATGGTATTCCGTCGCTTCTGGAGTCATGATCTTGAAATCGACGAGCTGTCGGACATTTCGGGCGTGATCGCATCGATCGGCGGCTCGGCCGAGGCGTTCGAGGCCTACGTCCACGGACCGGCGCGGGCCGAGCACGACCGCATCATCGATGAAGCGGAAGCGCTCGGCGTGTTCGGCGTGCCGACCATGGTCTTCAACGGCGAATTGTTCTGGGGCGGCGATCGCATCGACATGCTGATCGAGCGCATCACGAATCCGGAATCGATCGCGACGGCGCTGGGCAGCCGCCGCCGCAGGTAA
- a CDS encoding NAD(P)/FAD-dependent oxidoreductase — MNIELPRKKLDLASAIAEGDIRVLLMVLVHLTGDEHWLEPPYKPRRDVRLIPDPQAGLPLEIQAEIRAAVLKLFADGEPEPVITDPGDELMLRMMRATLGENVTPEYAPLMREEMGFIPREARWTAPPSDEKLAQQHVLIVGAGVCAIALGVALGRLGIPYTIVEKNAELGGTWYVNRYPGCGVDTPNHSYSFSFGARNPWTRYFAQRQELLDYLKKVALEYDIRKHLRLNTELKSSRWDENKRRWISKLKTANGEEIFESTALVSAIGQLNDPHPAHFKGEEDFKGQMLHSALWTDDIKLDGKHVAVIGTGATAMQLVPSIADRVASVTVYQRTAQWARPVAGYSDPITEGAQWLLAHLPFYVQWYRFNMFWRYGDGLLPFLRKDPDWPHPERAVNKGNDRHREELTDFILSELKDRPDLIEKCVPTYPPYGKRILLDNNWFKTLTKPNVELVTDRIDRFARDGIVASDGKLRPADVIVISTGFKVTEMAARLNISGRDGKNLKMAWANDNPTAYLGLTVPDFPNFFVMLGPNSGPAHGGSVIFQSECQSRYISACLIEMMERDIAAIDVRPEAHDQYIRKVDAEHEQLIWTHPGMTTYYRNGQGRVFSAMPWRFVDYWAMTRDPDLRDYRQTKA; from the coding sequence ATGAATATCGAACTGCCGCGCAAGAAACTCGATCTCGCATCGGCCATCGCCGAGGGCGATATCCGCGTATTGCTGATGGTGCTGGTGCACCTCACCGGCGACGAGCATTGGCTGGAGCCGCCCTACAAGCCCAGGCGCGATGTCCGCCTGATCCCGGATCCGCAAGCCGGCTTGCCGCTGGAAATTCAAGCAGAAATCCGCGCCGCCGTTCTAAAGCTGTTCGCAGACGGCGAACCGGAGCCCGTCATCACCGACCCCGGTGACGAACTGATGCTGAGGATGATGCGCGCCACGCTTGGCGAAAACGTAACTCCGGAATATGCGCCGTTGATGCGCGAGGAAATGGGCTTCATTCCCCGGGAAGCGCGCTGGACCGCACCGCCGTCGGATGAAAAGCTTGCTCAGCAGCACGTGCTTATCGTCGGCGCCGGTGTCTGCGCCATCGCGCTGGGCGTTGCGCTTGGCCGGCTCGGCATCCCCTACACCATCGTCGAGAAGAACGCCGAGCTCGGCGGCACCTGGTACGTCAACCGCTATCCCGGATGCGGCGTCGACACGCCGAACCATTCCTATTCCTTCTCGTTCGGCGCGCGCAATCCGTGGACGCGCTACTTCGCCCAGCGCCAGGAGTTGCTCGATTACCTCAAGAAGGTTGCGCTCGAATACGACATTCGCAAACATCTCCGCCTCAACACCGAACTGAAATCGTCGCGCTGGGACGAGAACAAGCGGCGCTGGATCTCCAAATTGAAGACCGCCAATGGCGAGGAGATCTTTGAATCGACCGCGCTGGTCAGCGCCATCGGCCAGCTCAACGACCCGCACCCTGCGCACTTCAAGGGCGAGGAGGATTTCAAGGGCCAGATGCTGCATTCGGCCTTGTGGACCGACGACATCAAGCTCGACGGCAAGCATGTCGCCGTCATCGGCACCGGCGCAACCGCGATGCAACTGGTGCCCTCGATCGCCGACCGCGTCGCGTCGGTCACCGTCTACCAACGCACCGCGCAATGGGCGCGCCCTGTGGCAGGCTATTCCGACCCTATCACCGAAGGCGCGCAGTGGCTGCTCGCACACTTGCCGTTTTACGTGCAATGGTATCGCTTCAACATGTTCTGGCGCTACGGCGACGGCCTGTTGCCGTTCCTGCGCAAGGACCCCGACTGGCCACATCCCGAGCGCGCCGTGAACAAGGGCAATGATCGGCATCGCGAGGAACTGACTGATTTCATCCTGTCGGAATTGAAAGACCGTCCCGACCTGATCGAAAAATGCGTGCCGACCTATCCGCCCTATGGCAAGCGCATCCTGCTCGACAATAACTGGTTCAAGACGCTGACGAAGCCGAACGTCGAACTGGTCACCGACAGGATCGATCGTTTCGCACGCGATGGTATCGTTGCCTCGGACGGCAAATTGCGGCCCGCCGATGTCATCGTGATTTCGACCGGATTCAAGGTCACGGAGATGGCAGCACGCCTCAACATCAGCGGGCGTGACGGCAAGAATCTCAAGATGGCATGGGCCAACGACAACCCGACCGCTTATCTCGGCCTCACCGTGCCGGACTTCCCGAACTTCTTCGTGATGCTCGGCCCCAATTCAGGCCCCGCGCATGGCGGCAGCGTGATCTTTCAATCTGAATGCCAGAGCCGTTACATTTCGGCCTGCCTCATCGAAATGATGGAGCGTGACATCGCCGCGATCGATGTTCGTCCGGAAGCACACGATCAATACATACGGAAAGTGGATGCCGAGCACGAGCAATTGATCTGGACTCACCCGGGAATGACGACCTACTACCGCAACGGCCAGGGCCGAGTCTTCTCAGCGATGCCATGGCGCTTCGTGGATTACTGGGCGATGACCCGCGATCCCGATTTACGCGATTACCGGCAGACCAAGGCCTGA
- a CDS encoding GAF domain-containing protein codes for MKTFIRVVELWVPDRTRTRLEFGGCLCSEEYSEFKAVSENALFAYDEGLPGKAWAAGHPVILTQFANSYFKRTDEAIEAGLTCGVALPVFAGEFLMAVMVLFCGDDEKHVGAIELWHNDPEKSHEMGLVDGYYGTADMFEFNSRHTKFPRGFGLPGRAWKAGMPLIIKDLHNAKSFLRWEEASEIGINCGVGIPYATPQDQTWVMTFLSAQATPIARRFEIWVPNPSRTELVFHSGDCSKNADLASLYASKTIRKGEGSIGGAWATGMPAINEHLKVDESIAAQLARAAGMNQIVVLPVIENALLKAVLAWYL; via the coding sequence ATGAAGACATTCATTCGCGTAGTTGAATTGTGGGTGCCCGATCGCACCCGTACTCGCCTGGAATTCGGCGGCTGCCTTTGCAGCGAAGAGTATTCGGAGTTCAAGGCCGTCAGCGAAAACGCGCTATTCGCCTATGACGAAGGCCTGCCCGGCAAGGCCTGGGCCGCGGGGCACCCCGTCATCCTGACGCAGTTCGCAAACTCCTACTTCAAGCGCACGGACGAGGCGATCGAAGCCGGATTGACCTGCGGCGTGGCGCTGCCGGTTTTTGCCGGCGAATTCCTGATGGCCGTGATGGTGCTGTTCTGCGGCGACGACGAAAAACACGTCGGCGCCATCGAGCTCTGGCACAACGATCCGGAAAAATCCCACGAGATGGGCCTGGTCGACGGCTATTACGGCACCGCCGACATGTTCGAGTTCAATTCCCGGCACACCAAGTTTCCGCGCGGCTTTGGCCTGCCCGGCCGGGCCTGGAAGGCCGGCATGCCGCTCATCATCAAGGACCTGCACAACGCCAAGAGCTTCCTGCGCTGGGAGGAAGCGAGCGAAATCGGGATCAATTGCGGCGTCGGCATCCCCTACGCGACGCCGCAGGATCAGACCTGGGTCATGACTTTTCTGTCCGCGCAGGCAACGCCGATTGCGAGACGCTTTGAGATCTGGGTACCGAACCCTTCGCGAACGGAACTGGTGTTTCATTCTGGCGACTGCAGCAAGAATGCCGATCTGGCCTCGCTTTATGCGTCAAAGACGATCCGCAAGGGCGAAGGCAGTATCGGCGGCGCTTGGGCGACGGGCATGCCGGCCATCAACGAGCATCTGAAGGTCGATGAATCGATCGCGGCGCAGCTCGCGCGCGCGGCCGGCATGAACCAGATCGTCGTTCTGCCGGTGATCGAAAATGCCCTGCTCAAAGCCGTGCTCGCCTGGTATCTCTGA
- a CDS encoding tetratricopeptide repeat protein, whose product MPGGSPGNAGADATHYGACSGGAVWGRHRPGKKATNEAEKSSGRQSPLTATTLVVLAQTLQAQGETAEAEKVLARALAIREKALGLNHPDVAAVLGTLGQIALSQNRLKEAERDTLRAITINESAGGPGNPNTALARMQLGNVRHRQLREAEALDLFSRALEVFQNTSGQADIMVPVVLNNIAEVYKTQGRLQLAEERFLEALALQEKRHGRDSLYLSSTLNNLGELRRQQGRLQEAEQLARRTLAIREKALGPDHPDVAASLNNLALVFSRQGRASEADGLLVRALAIQEKAFGPEHPNVATALNNLADAATYLGRKNQAEQLLRKSLAIREKSLGPTHLDVAVSLDNLVALLCDDARYAEAEPLARRSLAVREAALGKLHPLVANSLNNLAVIMDSVGRPQDAEPLLKQALDVRLRSLGEVHPDVANSFINLGAHHLDAKDWQQAYDAFAGASAILINRRAVEFDQEPAKADLKIHENSNPFPGMIVAAYELAGTSNSQRAVALRSQAFEAAQWIGDEQAAKAIAGMSARLAAGNGDLSVRVRERQDLNEQALAIDRMLIAAMSQPSATRNQATEQTIRAQAVAVANQIKQLDRLIAAQFSGYSTLVTKSPVSVEEIQKQLSPNEALLLFTTTSRFTFVWTVTRSDVRWHAAPIGEKQLAETIGILRCGLDDGAWTDKTQVPCAEKLGRQPGAGEQLPFDLERAFALHQALFEPVARDIEGKELILVPSGPLATLPFQVLLTDKPAQGTGRPDLAKAPWLVKRFATTVLPSISSLKALRQIVQRSKAPKPFLGVGNPLLNGDAQSASDAERAGQARLLQSCGERPEARTSQLAQRGRRSVTALSGGTADVEQLKRQAPLPKPRSNCVWSRIVLRPSKARSISAMKRPKQS is encoded by the coding sequence TTGCCAGGCGGGTCCCCAGGAAATGCTGGCGCTGATGCAACGCATTACGGCGCTTGCTCAGGAGGGGCGGTATGGGGACGCCATCGCCCTGGCAAGAAAGCTACAAATGAAGCTGAAAAAAGCTCGGGCCGACAGTCACCTTTGACGGCAACAACCCTCGTTGTGCTTGCTCAGACCCTACAGGCACAAGGAGAGACGGCCGAAGCCGAAAAGGTGTTAGCGAGAGCGCTTGCAATTCGCGAGAAGGCGCTTGGCCTAAATCATCCTGACGTTGCCGCCGTACTTGGCACGCTAGGCCAGATAGCGCTCAGCCAGAACCGATTGAAAGAGGCTGAACGGGATACGTTGCGCGCGATAACCATCAACGAAAGTGCCGGCGGCCCTGGCAATCCGAATACAGCGTTGGCGCGCATGCAGCTTGGCAATGTTCGCCACCGTCAATTGAGAGAAGCGGAGGCGCTCGATCTTTTCAGCCGCGCACTGGAAGTCTTCCAAAATACATCGGGGCAAGCCGATATCATGGTCCCGGTTGTCCTGAACAACATCGCAGAGGTCTATAAGACGCAAGGCCGGCTACAACTTGCCGAGGAGCGATTTCTTGAAGCGCTTGCTCTTCAGGAAAAGCGACATGGCCGTGATAGCCTCTACCTGTCTTCAACGCTCAACAATCTTGGAGAGCTCAGGCGCCAGCAGGGGCGGCTTCAAGAGGCCGAGCAACTAGCGCGGCGTACATTGGCCATCCGGGAAAAGGCGCTAGGGCCCGATCATCCTGATGTCGCCGCCAGCCTCAACAACCTTGCGCTTGTTTTCTCGAGACAGGGCAGAGCTTCAGAAGCTGACGGTCTGCTGGTTCGCGCACTTGCCATCCAGGAAAAAGCTTTCGGGCCGGAGCACCCGAATGTGGCGACCGCGCTGAACAATCTCGCTGACGCGGCGACCTATCTGGGTCGAAAAAATCAAGCCGAGCAGCTTCTCCGAAAGTCCTTGGCCATTCGCGAAAAAAGCCTTGGCCCAACCCACCTCGATGTCGCCGTCTCACTCGACAACCTCGTGGCTCTGCTTTGCGACGACGCGCGTTACGCCGAAGCGGAACCGCTGGCACGCCGCTCTCTTGCCGTACGGGAAGCAGCGCTTGGCAAGCTCCACCCGCTGGTCGCAAACAGTCTGAACAACCTGGCTGTTATCATGGACAGTGTTGGAAGACCCCAGGACGCCGAACCGCTGTTAAAGCAAGCTCTGGATGTCCGCTTGCGCTCGCTTGGCGAGGTGCACCCGGATGTAGCCAACAGTTTCATCAATCTCGGTGCCCATCATCTGGACGCAAAGGATTGGCAGCAGGCTTACGATGCGTTTGCCGGCGCATCGGCAATATTGATCAATCGCCGTGCCGTGGAATTTGACCAGGAACCGGCAAAAGCCGATCTGAAGATCCATGAGAACTCAAATCCCTTCCCGGGAATGATCGTTGCCGCCTATGAGCTCGCTGGAACGTCCAATAGCCAAAGAGCAGTTGCGTTGCGATCCCAGGCTTTCGAGGCGGCTCAATGGATCGGAGACGAACAGGCCGCAAAAGCCATTGCCGGTATGTCAGCCCGGCTTGCGGCGGGCAACGGGGATTTATCGGTACGCGTTCGTGAGCGGCAGGACTTGAACGAACAGGCCCTTGCCATCGATAGAATGCTCATCGCGGCCATGTCGCAGCCGAGCGCCACACGCAACCAGGCGACAGAGCAAACCATTCGTGCCCAAGCCGTGGCCGTCGCGAACCAGATAAAGCAGCTTGATCGCCTGATCGCCGCTCAGTTCTCGGGATACTCAACGCTTGTCACCAAGTCTCCGGTTTCCGTTGAGGAGATTCAGAAACAGCTTAGCCCAAACGAGGCCCTGCTTCTGTTTACCACGACCTCCCGCTTCACCTTTGTCTGGACTGTCACGCGCTCGGACGTGCGCTGGCACGCAGCTCCGATAGGTGAAAAGCAGCTTGCAGAAACAATCGGCATTTTGCGCTGCGGTCTCGACGACGGGGCGTGGACGGATAAGACACAGGTCCCTTGCGCCGAAAAGCTGGGTCGCCAGCCGGGTGCAGGTGAGCAACTGCCTTTCGATTTGGAACGAGCATTTGCGCTTCACCAGGCGCTTTTTGAGCCGGTCGCAAGGGATATTGAAGGCAAGGAGCTTATTCTTGTCCCATCCGGTCCCCTGGCCACGCTGCCTTTTCAGGTTCTGCTGACCGACAAGCCCGCGCAGGGTACCGGTCGGCCGGACCTCGCCAAGGCGCCCTGGTTAGTCAAGCGGTTTGCGACGACAGTCCTGCCATCCATCTCAAGCCTCAAAGCGTTACGTCAAATCGTCCAAAGGAGTAAGGCGCCCAAGCCATTTCTGGGCGTCGGAAACCCCTTGCTGAACGGAGATGCCCAAAGCGCTTCGGATGCGGAACGCGCCGGGCAGGCCCGCCTTCTGCAGAGTTGCGGAGAAAGGCCGGAGGCGAGAACGAGCCAGCTCGCTCAACGAGGACGACGTTCAGTCACCGCCCTTTCCGGCGGCACGGCCGACGTCGAGCAGCTCAAGCGCCAGGCGCCGTTGCCGAAACCGCGCTCGAATTGTGTCTGGTCGCGAATAGTTTTACGCCCGTCAAAGGCGAGGTCTATCTCGGCAATGAAGCGACCGAAGCAAAGCTGA
- a CDS encoding CHAT domain-containing protein, producing MCLVANSFTPVKGEVYLGNEATEAKLKSLSESGRLEQYRILHFATHGALSGQVRGSVEPGLILTPPTTATQVDDGYLSSSEISGFKLNADWVVLSACNTAGGDASNSEAFSGLARAFFYAGARALLVSHWPVRSDAAVAITTGAIDAMMSHPDIGRAEGLRRSLSALIAKGGDYAHPSAWAPFVLVGNGSP from the coding sequence TTGTGTCTGGTCGCGAATAGTTTTACGCCCGTCAAAGGCGAGGTCTATCTCGGCAATGAAGCGACCGAAGCAAAGCTGAAATCGCTAAGCGAAAGCGGCCGCCTGGAGCAATATCGTATCCTCCATTTTGCAACACACGGCGCGCTTTCGGGTCAGGTGCGTGGCTCGGTCGAGCCGGGGCTGATCCTGACGCCGCCGACCACCGCCACGCAGGTCGACGACGGCTATCTCTCATCATCGGAGATTTCGGGGTTCAAACTCAACGCCGACTGGGTGGTGCTTTCAGCCTGCAACACGGCCGGCGGCGATGCATCGAATTCGGAGGCATTCTCCGGCCTTGCGAGAGCGTTTTTCTATGCAGGAGCACGTGCGCTGTTGGTCTCGCACTGGCCCGTTCGCTCAGATGCCGCTGTTGCCATCACGACCGGCGCAATCGATGCTATGATGTCTCATCCCGATATCGGCCGCGCTGAGGGGCTTCGCCGCTCGCTCTCGGCCTTGATTGCCAAGGGTGGCGATTATGCGCACCCGAGCGCATGGGCGCCATTTGTGCTCGTGGGAAATGGCAGCCCGTAG
- a CDS encoding class II aldolase/adducin family protein: protein MNPPVSSPAVKVVKSVREQVSAEEWQARVDLAACYRLTAMYGMTEMVANHISCRVPGTTDQFLLNPYGMLYEEIDASSLIKVDVDGNTLFNASDYDVNVAGFVIHSAIHMAKHDMDCVAHTHTPAGMAVSAMECGLLPLAQTSMRFLHIAYHDFEGIADNVDERERLVRDLGNNEAMILRNHGLLVVGRTVPAAFNVLFRLERACQVQVMALSCNTKLIYPPQNILEDTYERMQPKPGRSTRNGNLAWPALLRKLDRTDPSYRD from the coding sequence ATGAATCCTCCCGTCAGTTCGCCCGCGGTCAAGGTCGTGAAATCGGTTCGCGAACAGGTGAGCGCGGAGGAATGGCAGGCGCGGGTCGATCTCGCGGCCTGCTATCGTCTCACCGCGATGTACGGAATGACCGAGATGGTCGCCAACCACATCTCCTGCCGTGTGCCGGGGACGACCGACCAGTTCCTGCTCAATCCATACGGCATGCTCTACGAAGAGATCGACGCCTCCAGCCTGATCAAGGTCGATGTCGATGGCAACACGCTGTTCAACGCCTCCGACTATGACGTCAACGTCGCTGGTTTCGTGATTCACAGCGCCATCCACATGGCCAAGCACGACATGGATTGCGTTGCGCATACGCACACGCCGGCCGGCATGGCCGTCTCGGCCATGGAATGCGGATTGCTGCCGTTGGCGCAGACCTCGATGCGGTTTCTCCATATCGCCTATCACGATTTCGAAGGCATCGCCGACAATGTCGACGAGCGCGAGCGGCTGGTGAGAGACCTCGGCAACAATGAAGCCATGATCCTGCGCAATCACGGCCTGCTTGTCGTCGGCCGGACCGTACCCGCGGCATTCAACGTCCTGTTCCGTCTCGAACGTGCCTGCCAGGTGCAGGTCATGGCGCTGTCCTGCAACACCAAGCTGATCTATCCGCCGCAGAACATCCTCGAAGACACCTATGAGCGGATGCAACCGAAACCCGGCCGCAGCACCCGTAACGGCAACCTTGCCTGGCCGGCCCTGCTGCGCAAGCTCGACCGCACCGATCCGTCCTATCGAGACTGA